The proteins below come from a single Miscanthus floridulus cultivar M001 chromosome 1, ASM1932011v1, whole genome shotgun sequence genomic window:
- the LOC136502382 gene encoding auxin transporter-like protein 2 yields the protein MASEANGGVVAIEKGAEAVGVGRYVEVEQDQDSNTVKSRLSGLLWHGGSAYDAWFSCASNQVAQVLLTLPYSFSQLGMLSGIVFQLFYGLMGSWTAYLISILYVEYRTRKEREKVDFRNHVIQWFEVLDGLLGRHWRNVGLAFNCTFLLFGSVIQLIACASNIYYINDKLDKRTWTYIFGACCATTVFIPSFHNYRIWSFLGLVMTTYTAWYLAVASLIHGQVDGVKHSAPTKMVLYFTGATNILYTFGGHAVSVEIMHAMWRPQKFKAIYLMATLYVLTLTLPSAASVYWAFGDQLLTHSNALALLPRTPFRDAAVVLMLVHQFITFGFACTPLYFVWEKLIGLHDCRSLCKRAAARLPVVVPIWFLAIIFPFFGPINSAVGSLLVSFTVYIIPALAHMITFRSATARENAVEPPPRLVGRWTGTYMINAFVVAWVLVVGFGFGGWASMTNFVRQIDTFGLFTKCYQCPAPPLPPGAAPLPFPGGLGNITMPFNGTAGGAELPPAPAPSPAHFFRHHRHHGHGL from the exons ATGGCCTCAGAGGCCAATGGGGGCGTCGTCGCCATCGAGAAGGGAGCGGAGGCGGTCGGCGTCGGGCGGTACGTGGAAGTGGAGCAGGACCAAGACTCCAACACCGTCAAGTCGCGGCTCTCCGGCCTGCTCTGGCACGGCGGCTCCGCCTACGACGCTTGGTTCAGCTGCGCCTCCAACCAG GTGGCTCAGGTGCTCCTGACCCTGCCCTACTCGTTCTCGCAACTGGGGATGCTGAGCGGCATAGTGTTCCAGCTCTTCTACGGACTGATGGGCAGCTGGACGGCGTACCTCATCAGCATCCTCTACGTGGAGTACCGGACCAGGAAGGAGAGGGAGAAGGTCGACTTCAGGAACCATGTCATCCAG TGGTTCGAGGTGCTGGACGGGCTGCTCGGGAGGCACTGGAGGAACGTCGGCCTGGCCTTCAACTGCACGTTCCTGCTCTTCGGCTCTGTCATCCAGCTCATCGCGTGCGCAAG CAACATCTACTACATCAACGACAAGCTGGACAAGCGGACGTGGACGTACATCTTCGGCGCCTGCTGCGCTACGACGGTGTTCATCCCGTCGTTCCACAACTACCGGATCTGGTCGTTCCTGGGCCTCGTCATGACCACCTACACGGCGTGGTACCTCGCCGTCGCCTCCCTCATCCACGGCCAG GTTGATGGCGTGAAGCACTCCGCGCCGACCAAGATGGTGCTCTACTTCACCGGGGCCACAAACATTCTCTACACCTTCGGAGGCCACGCTGTTAGTGT GGAGATCATGCACGCGATGTGGCGGCCGCAGAAGTTCAAGGCGATCTACCTGATGGCGACGCTGTACGTGCTGACGCTGACGCTGCCGTCGGCGGCGAGCGTGTACTGGGCGTTCGGGGACCAGCTGCTGACGCACTCCAACGCGCTGGCGCTGCTCCCGCGCACGCCCTTCCGCGACGCCGCCGTCGTGCTCATGCTCGTCCACCAGTTCATCACCTTCGGCTTCGCCTGCACGCCGCTCTACTTCGTCTGGGAGAAGCTCATCGGCCTCCACGACTGCCGCAGCCTCTGCAAGCGCGCCGCCGCGAGACTCCCCGTCGTCGTGCCCATCTGGTTCCTCGCCATCATCTTCCCCTTCTTCGGGCCCATCAACTCCGCCGTGGGGTCGCTCCTCGTCAGCTTCACCGTCTACATCATCCCGGCGCTGGCGCACATGATCACCTTCCGATCCGCAACCGCCCGTGAG AACGCGGTGGAGCCGCCGCCGCGGCTGGTGGGGCGTTGGACGGGCACGTACATGATCAACGCGTTCGTGGTGGCGTGGGTGCTGGTGGTCGGCTTCGGCTTCGGCGGCTGGGCAAGCATGACCAACTTCGTCCGCCAGATCGACACCTTCGGCCTCTTCACCAAGTGCTACCAGTGCCCGGCGCCGCCCCTGCCACCGGGCGCCGCCCCCTTGCCGTTCCCCGGCGGCCTCGGCAACATCACGATGCCATTCAACGGGACCGCCGGAGGCGCGGAGCTCCCTCCGGCCCCGGCTCCTTCGCCGGCGCATTTCTTCCGCCACCACCGGCATCACGGCCACGGGCTCTGA